Proteins from a single region of Parambassis ranga chromosome 16, fParRan2.1, whole genome shotgun sequence:
- the LOC114448540 gene encoding trophoblast glycoprotein-like, with amino-acid sequence MCIFVIRVFLGILLCTPYQCLECPFGCECFVVTRTVKCVSKDLLTVPENIPGYVRTVIITGNNIQQIGPDSFTELENVTNIILSNNRISEMASHTFSTLINLRFLDLSGNQLALIHPEALSIPGSPLQELNLSHSLYNYTALTDLTTAMRWGGLGGLLHLDLSGNHLTLLPPGMFSYLPNLQRLFLAHNSLVAVYTGTFSGMNRLELLDLTHNAFRSFRDDALQELEKLENARIILGNNPYTCSCEIHNFVTWLNKTKAQIDVDAVKCTSPGELTGTHVRGLSIQAIGCVSPVLADVTDLTLQTSYVFLGLVLGFVGMVFLFVLYLNRKGMKKWIIEMRDACRDVLEGYHYRYEMDSDPRLGHISADGSRAQRHFGVALSQQLPNDTCIVQLPTDKHVKQVTPSPSVNL; translated from the exons atgtgtatttttgtgaTCCGTGTGTTTTTGGGAATCCTTCTCTGCACACCTTACCAGTGCTTGGAGTGTCCCTttggctgtgagtgttttgttgTCACCCGCACAGTGAAGTGTGTTTCTAAGGATCTGCTCACAGTGCCAGAAAATATTCCAGGATATGTCAGGACTGTCATCATCACAGGGAATAATATACAGCAGATTGGACCTGATTCGTTTACCGAGCTGGAGAATGTCACAAATATCATTTTAAGCAATAACAG GATTTCAGAGATGGCGTCCCACACCTTCTCCACTCTCATCAACCTGCGCTTCCTGGACCTCAGCGGCAACCAGCTGGCCCTCATCCATCCAGAGGCTCTCAGCATACCTGGCAGTCCCCTTCAGGAGCTCAATCTGAGCCACTCTCTGTACAACTACACCGCCCTCACTGACCTCACCACGGCTATGCGCTGGGGTGGCCTAGGGGGGCTCCTCCACCTCGACCTCTCGGGGAACCACCTCACCCTTCTGCCCCCAGGGATGTTCTCCTACCTTCCAAACCTTCAACGGCTCTTCCTCGCTCACAACTCTTTGGTGGCTGTCTACACTGGCACCTTCTCCGGGATGAACCGCCTGGAGCTGCTGGACCTGACGCACAACGCCTTCAGGTCATTCAGGGATGATGCActgcaggagctggagaagCTTGAGAACGCCAGAATCATTCTGGGAAACAACCCGTACACCTGCTCATGTGAGATCCATAATTTTGTCACTTGGCTGAATAAAACTAAAGCTCAAATAGATGTGGATGCTGTAAAATGCACCTCACCGGGTGAGCTAACAGGCACCCATGTGCGAGGGCTCAGCATCCAGGCCATTGGGTGTGTTTCTCCAGTTCTTGCAGACGTGACCGACCTCACTCTGCAGACATCCTACGTCTTCCTGGGTCTGGTGCTGGGGTTCGTGGGCATGGTTTTTCTCTTTGTGCTCTATCTGAACCGCAAAGGCATGAAGAAGTGGATCATTGAAATGAGAGATGCATGTAGGGACGTTCTGGAGGGGTATCACTACAGATACGAGATGGACTCTGACCCCCGGCTGGGGCACATCTCTGCAGACGGCAGCAGGGCGCAGAGGCATTTTGGGGTAGCTTTGTCTCAGCAGCTGCCAAACGACACATGTATTGTCCAGCTTCCTACAGACAAACATGTCAAACAGGTGACCCCCT